A genomic region of Neosynechococcus sphagnicola sy1 contains the following coding sequences:
- a CDS encoding protein adenylyltransferase SelO family protein: MTAAPNDCSYLHPFLTLNYEPVLESLGYDYYDEVAAAEFPNHLLRFRNDQLLPTLGLDPGAVTDADFIEAFGKFHGCRPFLALRYHGYQFGEYNPFLGDGRGFIYGQVRGRDGELYDFGTKGSGRTPYSRTADGRLTLKGGVREVLAAEALHRAGVRTSRCLSLVETGESLWRGDEPSPTRASVMVRFSRSHIRFGTFERLHYLDRKDMIQQLLDHVIQVYYPTLWGQSDAYNVFLSGTGTTGGGAGCPVDGYGILPWGVKHR; encoded by the coding sequence ATGACTGCCGCCCCTAACGATTGTTCTTACCTCCATCCATTCTTGACGCTGAACTACGAACCCGTCTTGGAGTCTCTTGGCTATGACTACTATGACGAGGTAGCTGCTGCCGAGTTTCCCAACCATCTCCTCCGCTTCCGTAATGATCAACTGCTCCCCACGCTGGGTCTAGATCCAGGTGCTGTCACTGATGCTGATTTTATCGAGGCCTTTGGGAAGTTCCATGGGTGCCGTCCGTTTCTGGCCTTGCGCTACCACGGCTACCAATTTGGGGAATATAACCCCTTTTTGGGAGATGGGCGAGGGTTTATCTATGGTCAGGTGCGGGGTAGGGACGGAGAGTTGTATGATTTTGGCACCAAAGGCTCTGGACGGACTCCCTACTCTCGCACTGCGGATGGCAGACTGACCCTCAAGGGGGGCGTGCGGGAGGTACTGGCTGCGGAAGCCCTTCATCGGGCGGGGGTTCGCACCTCCCGATGTTTGAGCTTAGTGGAAACCGGGGAATCCCTTTGGCGGGGGGATGAGCCATCCCCCACTCGTGCATCGGTGATGGTGCGATTTAGCCGTTCCCATATTCGGTTCGGCACCTTCGAGCGGCTACATTACCTAGATCGCAAAGATATGATTCAGCAATTGCTCGATCATGTGATTCAGGTCTACTACCCAACACTGTGGGGGCAATCAGACGCATACAACGTTTTTTTATCGGGAACTGGTACAACGGGTGGCGGTGCTGGTTGCCCAGTGGATGGCTACGGGATTTTGCCATGGGGTGTTAAACACAGATAA
- a CDS encoding protein adenylyltransferase SelO family protein: MLVAQWMATGFCHGVLNTDNMSITGESFDYGPYAFIPTYDPQFTAAYFDHFGRYSYGNQPGICRWNLEMLQRPLAAVIPAAEMEAGLSAFPEHYFNAYTQCMVQKLGFAQLPAETAATLITETLKFLLKTQIGYHSFFIALREQFVPQWREDAGLILANLTVMESADQAAALDAWRGIYFRTLLDLPDSELPAIAQRLRQCNPATVLLRPAIEAVWEPIAEEDNWQPFYELLQRLQAD, encoded by the coding sequence GTGCTGGTTGCCCAGTGGATGGCTACGGGATTTTGCCATGGGGTGTTAAACACAGATAACATGTCGATCACGGGGGAGAGTTTTGACTACGGCCCCTATGCCTTTATTCCCACCTACGACCCGCAATTTACAGCTGCTTACTTTGACCACTTTGGGCGCTACAGCTATGGTAACCAGCCTGGAATTTGTCGCTGGAACTTGGAAATGTTGCAACGACCCCTGGCTGCTGTGATTCCGGCGGCAGAAATGGAAGCTGGATTAAGTGCGTTTCCAGAACATTACTTCAATGCTTACACCCAGTGCATGGTGCAGAAACTGGGCTTTGCCCAGTTACCTGCTGAGACAGCAGCAACACTGATTACCGAGACTCTGAAGTTTCTGCTCAAGACTCAAATAGGGTATCACTCCTTCTTCATCGCCCTCAGAGAACAGTTTGTACCGCAGTGGCGAGAGGATGCGGGGCTGATTTTAGCCAATCTGACGGTGATGGAATCGGCAGACCAAGCTGCTGCCCTAGACGCTTGGCGGGGGATTTACTTTAGAACCCTGTTGGATTTACCAGACAGTGAACTACCTGCGATCGCCCAACGTTTGCGTCAGTGCAATCCTGCTACAGTTTTATTGCGTCCGGCGATTGAAGCAGTTTGGGAACCGATTGCCGAAGAAGACAATTGGCAACCCTTCTATGAACTGCTCCAGCGCCTACAAGCAGACTAA
- a CDS encoding alpha/beta hydrolase gives MPSLLNRTDNQQPQIGKHSPSPLRWLPGLGILLSLWASPGLAAEQISLGFGRQTFQVPVSTLETFTQTGQLSGDLSIYARLAPQEYVSNLRTLLQQPFELTPTIVTQFAKTQTGQIIFQALGAFLTTQDDKNGQAALETAFTQAAAANPKGFTVLDLIRQFPSPTMKIDGKLSFQAVSTISRILRNRGLIFAEIDKLAAAAPAGQVPQTDLAKPGTTKWNKQTLGFNGLSLGLKEPVPVDLYIPQGLNAPAPVIVIVSGFASNRSTFAYLAEHLVSHGFAVVVPETPLTGTENVLGFLNGVSQTEINIPQSMINRAKGTKILLDELEQKVQSTPGWNKLINPKQVGMVGQSLGGYTVLAGAGAVLNFPNLQQTCSPSNFQKLILTFNLSLLFQCPLTNAPTTPNNFGDPRVKAVISINPLTSAVFGADGMSQLQVPTMLISGTDDVFAPPVPEQIYPFSSMTAPDRYLFLLKEGTHFSFLSGGDGQAGLPIPPEMIGPNPKLAQPSLKALSIAVFYGLCCQSVPVFVLSEPVLCQNPGASPLWCQFHQIPNSRSNPTGDRSCNAISWGKEPLFYKGSEITEVKSSKNYGNQ, from the coding sequence ATGCCATCCCTGCTCAATCGTACCGATAACCAGCAACCTCAAATAGGTAAGCATTCCCCATCACCCTTGAGATGGTTACCTGGTTTAGGCATCCTGTTGAGCTTGTGGGCCAGCCCTGGTCTGGCAGCAGAACAAATCAGCCTGGGGTTTGGGAGGCAGACCTTTCAGGTCCCGGTCAGCACCCTGGAAACCTTCACCCAGACAGGGCAACTGAGTGGGGATCTATCAATTTATGCCCGGTTGGCACCCCAGGAATATGTCTCGAATTTGAGAACGCTGCTGCAACAGCCCTTTGAACTCACGCCCACCATCGTGACTCAATTTGCCAAAACGCAAACAGGTCAGATTATTTTTCAAGCCCTGGGAGCGTTTTTGACCACTCAGGACGACAAAAATGGTCAGGCGGCGCTAGAGACTGCCTTTACCCAGGCAGCGGCTGCCAATCCTAAGGGGTTTACAGTGCTCGATTTGATTCGCCAATTTCCCAGCCCTACGATGAAAATTGATGGCAAGTTATCCTTTCAAGCGGTGAGCACCATCAGTAGAATCTTGAGAAATCGAGGCTTGATCTTTGCGGAGATTGACAAACTGGCAGCGGCAGCTCCTGCGGGTCAGGTTCCCCAGACAGATTTAGCCAAGCCCGGAACGACGAAGTGGAACAAGCAGACCCTGGGGTTTAATGGCTTATCCCTGGGATTAAAGGAACCTGTACCCGTTGACCTCTACATCCCCCAAGGGTTGAATGCCCCTGCCCCGGTGATTGTCATTGTCTCAGGTTTTGCCTCCAATCGTTCGACCTTTGCCTACCTGGCAGAACATTTAGTCTCCCATGGCTTTGCGGTGGTCGTCCCGGAAACGCCTCTGACTGGTACAGAGAACGTGTTGGGTTTTTTGAATGGGGTCAGTCAAACCGAGATCAATATTCCCCAATCCATGATCAATCGAGCCAAAGGAACCAAGATTCTGCTGGATGAACTGGAACAAAAAGTGCAGTCCACCCCTGGCTGGAACAAGCTGATCAACCCCAAACAAGTGGGGATGGTGGGTCAGTCTTTGGGAGGATATACCGTTCTGGCGGGGGCGGGGGCGGTGTTGAACTTCCCCAATCTCCAGCAAACTTGCAGTCCTTCTAATTTCCAAAAACTGATTCTGACCTTCAATCTCTCCCTGTTGTTTCAATGTCCATTAACTAATGCGCCGACTACTCCCAATAACTTTGGAGACCCCAGGGTGAAAGCGGTAATCTCAATTAATCCCCTGACCAGTGCGGTTTTTGGCGCGGATGGTATGAGTCAACTGCAAGTACCCACGATGCTGATATCGGGAACCGATGATGTATTTGCCCCCCCTGTACCAGAGCAAATTTATCCCTTTTCTTCGATGACAGCACCGGATCGGTATCTGTTTCTGTTGAAAGAAGGCACTCACTTTTCGTTTCTGAGCGGAGGCGATGGCCAAGCAGGATTACCCATCCCTCCCGAGATGATTGGGCCGAATCCCAAGCTAGCTCAACCGTCTCTGAAGGCGTTGAGTATTGCCGTTTTTTATGGGCTATGTTGCCAATCAGTCCCAGTATTTGTCCTATCTGAACCAGTCCTATGTCAAAACCCTGGTGCCAGCCCCCTTTGGTGTCAGTTTCATCAAATCCCTAACTCCCGATCAAATCCAACAGGCGATCGCTCCTGCAACGCCATAAGCTGGGGGAAAGAGCCATTATTCTATAAAGGAAGCGAGATAACTGAAGTGAAATCATCCAAGAACTATGGCAACCAGTGA
- a CDS encoding BCD family MFS transporter — protein sequence MATSDLSDWQESPAITASSLPRLRLLTMFRLGLFQMGLGMLSLLTLGVLNQVMISELKVPGTIAAGAIAMYQFVSPARVWFGQRSDARPIRGYHRTGYIWLGLCFQVICLFLALQVVWQLGHSLHVSSQFEAIVAPVWTLESTAWSVLLACIFALYGLCISASSTPFTALLVDVSDEDNRSKLVGIVWSMLMVGIVVGAITGERLLAGLTPETLQSGVNRLFMIVPLAVLCLGFIATVGIEKKYSRYASRSTLEGREDQITLNTALKVLTASRQTGFFFAFLLVMTLSLFLQQPILEPYAREVFGMTLGESAGLNKYWGYGILTGMAIAGFLIVPRLGKQSTARLGCLFTAASFLLVILSGLTQNPSLLKAAVGVFGVASGILTNGAVSLMLDLTAAETAGTFVGAWGLAQALSQASATVAGGALLDLGRSLFPQPVFAFGLVFACQTLGMLLAVVILNQVNVLEFQENAKRAIASVLEQEIT from the coding sequence ATGGCAACCAGTGATTTATCAGACTGGCAAGAGAGTCCGGCCATCACTGCCTCGTCCCTGCCCCGCCTTCGCCTGCTGACGATGTTCCGGCTGGGTCTGTTTCAGATGGGGCTGGGGATGCTTTCTTTGTTGACGCTGGGCGTTCTCAATCAAGTGATGATTTCGGAGCTTAAAGTACCGGGCACGATTGCCGCCGGGGCGATCGCCATGTACCAGTTTGTTTCCCCAGCGCGGGTCTGGTTTGGGCAACGGTCTGATGCTCGACCGATTCGCGGTTATCACCGCACAGGCTATATTTGGCTGGGATTATGTTTCCAGGTGATCTGTCTGTTTCTGGCTCTCCAGGTTGTTTGGCAACTGGGGCACAGTCTGCACGTATCCTCCCAATTTGAAGCCATTGTTGCCCCAGTTTGGACCCTAGAGAGTACGGCTTGGTCGGTCTTGCTAGCGTGTATCTTTGCCCTCTATGGGCTGTGTATTAGTGCCAGTTCCACCCCCTTCACCGCCTTGCTTGTAGATGTCTCAGATGAAGATAACCGCTCTAAACTCGTCGGCATTGTCTGGTCGATGTTAATGGTGGGGATTGTGGTGGGGGCGATCACAGGGGAACGATTACTCGCAGGATTGACCCCTGAAACCCTGCAATCAGGGGTCAATCGCCTCTTTATGATTGTCCCCTTGGCGGTTCTCTGCCTGGGTTTTATCGCAACCGTTGGCATTGAAAAAAAGTATTCTCGCTATGCCAGTCGCTCAACCCTAGAGGGACGGGAAGACCAGATCACCCTCAACACCGCCCTGAAGGTGCTTACTGCTTCTCGCCAAACAGGATTCTTCTTCGCCTTTCTCTTGGTAATGACCCTGAGTCTGTTCCTGCAACAACCGATTCTCGAACCCTATGCCCGTGAAGTTTTTGGGATGACCCTGGGGGAGAGTGCCGGCCTGAATAAGTACTGGGGCTATGGCATTTTGACCGGGATGGCGATCGCAGGTTTCCTCATCGTCCCCCGCCTCGGGAAGCAGTCTACGGCTCGACTGGGGTGCCTGTTCACGGCAGCTAGTTTCTTGCTGGTGATCCTCTCTGGACTGACCCAGAATCCCAGCTTGCTGAAGGCAGCGGTGGGGGTGTTTGGGGTGGCTTCAGGAATTTTAACCAATGGAGCCGTGAGTTTGATGCTAGATTTAACCGCTGCCGAAACTGCCGGCACCTTTGTCGGAGCTTGGGGATTGGCCCAAGCCCTCTCTCAGGCCAGTGCGACGGTGGCTGGCGGAGCCTTACTCGATCTCGGACGCTCTCTCTTTCCCCAACCTGTCTTTGCCTTTGGTTTGGTGTTTGCCTGTCAAACCTTGGGGATGTTGTTGGCAGTGGTGATCTTGAACCAGGTAAACGTACTGGAGTTTCAGGAGAATGCCAAGCGGGCGATCGCCTCGGTGCTGGAACAGGAGATAACCTAG
- a CDS encoding 2OG-Fe(II) oxygenase, with product MSYYRQHPQAFSPQYLSELEGQILACPYFAVNNLNRDFVGTKGFSVVFRRSHLITVEQHFPYFKPYLNLALQPDCNAFYLNPLLLKAGSRVDPHIDRSLRSYCKTIAPPAMVSVLYVAVPPDLRGGELVLRTHKRQVGSIVPRLNTLLWFQGDLTHSVNPVTSASSRLSLVCEQYSLDDAQLVEIPEFTLESRAIKVKDQGRKYRREYI from the coding sequence TTGAGCTACTATCGCCAACATCCCCAAGCATTTTCTCCCCAATACTTGAGTGAGCTAGAGGGGCAAATTCTGGCCTGCCCTTACTTTGCGGTAAACAATCTCAATCGTGATTTTGTGGGCACCAAGGGGTTTTCAGTAGTATTCCGGCGATCGCATTTGATCACCGTTGAGCAGCACTTCCCTTACTTCAAACCCTATCTCAATCTGGCGCTGCAACCTGACTGTAATGCCTTTTATCTCAATCCCCTGCTCTTAAAAGCCGGTTCGCGGGTCGATCCCCATATTGATCGCTCCCTGCGCTCATACTGCAAGACCATTGCCCCTCCGGCGATGGTCAGTGTGCTCTATGTTGCAGTGCCACCGGATTTGCGGGGAGGGGAACTGGTGCTCCGCACTCACAAACGTCAGGTTGGGTCGATTGTCCCTCGGCTCAACACCCTGCTCTGGTTTCAGGGTGACCTGACTCATTCCGTGAACCCGGTCACCAGCGCTAGTAGTCGCCTCAGCCTAGTGTGTGAGCAGTACAGCCTCGACGATGCTCAACTGGTAGAGATCCCAGAATTTACGCTGGAATCGAGGGCGATTAAGGTCAAGGATCAGGGACGGAAATACCGGAGAGAGTATATTTAA
- a CDS encoding RluA family pseudouridine synthase: MNQGWIYREQVDGANAGLTILAYFTHRYRHSSQTVWQSRIICGEILLDDQQTTADTLLKPGQWLSYHRPPWEEPVVPLTFEVLYQDADVWVVAKPAGLPVLPGGGFLEHTLLWQLQQQYPQETPVPIHRLGRGTSGLLLLARSPLARVALSEQMRHRQICKTYRALVKTCDLPLKDTFTITQPIGKIPHPVLGYVYGAVPDGRFAQSDCQVLKRRPETTLLAVTIRTGRPHQIRIHLAAAGCPLVADPLYEIGGLPRCQPKGAEKLPVPGDCGYYLHAFQLDFIHPRTHQPLSILCPAPVVLDESESVV, from the coding sequence ATGAATCAGGGTTGGATTTATCGAGAACAGGTAGATGGAGCCAATGCCGGGTTGACAATTTTGGCCTACTTCACCCATCGCTATCGCCATTCCAGTCAAACCGTGTGGCAATCCCGAATTATCTGTGGGGAAATTCTGCTCGATGATCAGCAGACAACTGCGGATACCCTTTTAAAACCAGGGCAATGGCTGAGCTACCATCGTCCACCTTGGGAAGAACCAGTGGTGCCCCTGACCTTTGAGGTGCTGTATCAGGACGCGGATGTATGGGTGGTGGCAAAACCCGCAGGACTCCCTGTACTCCCTGGGGGCGGGTTTCTCGAACATACACTGTTATGGCAATTGCAACAGCAGTATCCCCAGGAAACTCCTGTTCCCATTCATCGGTTGGGTCGAGGAACTTCGGGATTACTGCTACTGGCGCGATCGCCCCTGGCTAGAGTCGCCCTCAGTGAGCAAATGCGCCATCGCCAAATCTGCAAAACTTACCGTGCTTTAGTCAAAACCTGTGATCTCCCTCTAAAGGACACGTTTACCATTACCCAACCCATTGGCAAAATCCCCCATCCCGTCTTAGGCTATGTCTATGGAGCCGTCCCCGATGGGCGATTCGCCCAGAGTGACTGCCAAGTGCTCAAACGCCGTCCTGAAACCACCCTGTTGGCAGTGACCATCCGCACTGGCCGTCCCCACCAAATTCGGATTCATCTGGCAGCCGCTGGGTGTCCCCTCGTGGCAGATCCCCTGTATGAGATTGGAGGCCTACCTCGATGCCAGCCTAAGGGAGCCGAGAAACTCCCCGTCCCTGGAGATTGTGGCTACTATCTACATGCCTTCCAGCTAGACTTTATCCATCCCCGAACCCATCAACCCTTGAGCATTCTCTGCCCTGCTCCTGTAGTACTAGATGAAAGCGAATCGGTCGTTTGA
- a CDS encoding DMT family transporter, with translation MLGNRPTLLRWGGIGLVLFGSSLTLPPIAWGTHSGNVTGGIMGIAAGVTYALYTVLAQKSLQTLHPIPFTWLSFATTLVLSAGCLLFWDLQDSQLPWLALWIGGFLSAIATSGGHILNNFGIRLIGATSASMIGASSPALTVVLAWLVIQERLNSLQILGVVIVTLSVALLSWDHRFFSHRTQH, from the coding sequence TTGTTGGGCAACCGTCCCACGTTGCTGCGTTGGGGGGGCATTGGGTTAGTGTTGTTCGGCAGTTCCCTAACTCTCCCCCCGATTGCTTGGGGAACCCATAGCGGGAACGTTACTGGGGGGATTATGGGAATTGCCGCCGGGGTCACCTACGCACTGTACACTGTCCTTGCCCAAAAGAGTCTGCAAACATTGCACCCGATTCCCTTTACCTGGCTGAGTTTCGCTACCACCTTGGTTTTGTCAGCGGGGTGTCTGTTGTTCTGGGATCTTCAGGATAGTCAACTCCCCTGGTTAGCCCTATGGATCGGTGGATTTCTATCCGCGATCGCCACGTCCGGGGGGCATATTCTGAACAACTTTGGCATTCGCCTGATTGGTGCCACTTCCGCGTCTATGATTGGTGCCAGTAGTCCAGCCCTGACAGTCGTTTTAGCCTGGTTGGTGATTCAAGAACGGCTGAATAGTCTACAAATCCTGGGAGTGGTGATTGTGACCTTAAGCGTGGCTCTCCTGAGTTGGGATCATCGGTTCTTTAGCCATAGAACCCAGCACTAG